The genomic interval GGAGGAATACATACACTGATAGGGACCAATACGTCTCTTGAAGCAAAAAGTTATGCAACTCGATCACCAGAAAATCTATCACAGTAGCAGCGCCAGCTCTCATTCATCCGTGCGCTGGATTGTTTTGCACATATTAATTCTTTTGAACTCAACCATCCCTCATGCACGTTTCCAGAGGAAGAAAAAGCCACGTATTTCTACGAATACATGggattccttttcttcttgtgCAACTGTGCAGTATAGCAACAGCTATTGGCGGTTGGCGCTGAACTGGGAGCAAGCTGCCTTAATAGTGAGGAAAGGTTTACTAAATGATCCATTTGGGTGCTAAATTTATGCATGCACTCGAGGAAATCAAATGATCAGCCAGCAGTCTGTACTCTGCTCCATCGGTTGTCATCATTGTCAATCTGATGAATATAGCTATATCGGTTTTCTCTGATGTAAGTCACTCCAGACCATATTCCACGGACAAGAAGGATGCTAACAAACACCATGCTTCCGAATGTGCAAACCACCTGAGCAGAAAATATAACCAATTATGAAGGAAAGGCATGGCACCACAAGACAGGGTGTGAGAGGGGGCAATGCCAGTTGAAGAGGCTAATAGAGTATCAGTCAGTCCCCTGCTTAAGAACAAGGGTGGAATTTAAGCTTGTATGCAATTGTAATTATCAGTTCAATCAATGTAAGGTACTTAAGATAATACTAAttcacagcagcagcacaaacCACATAATTTGATTAAAGAGAAACATCTCAATAGGGTAGGCCATTTCCATGTATTATCAATAGGAAATATTACAACAAGTCACAAGCTCATATTCCAAAAACACCAAAGCTAAATCCCATGGCCAAACTACCAGAATCAATGTATGATACTTAAGAAGATAATTCACAATAGTGGTCATTATTCAACAAAtctaataatttgattaaagAGAACCATCTCAATAAGGTAACCCTTTCCATGTATTATCACCGGCAAATATTATAACGTCACAAACTCATATTCCAGAAACACCAAAGCTAAATCCCATGGCCAAACTACCAGAATGTTGAGAAATGAAATATGCTGAAAGTATCAGTGCAAAAGAAGCAGAGTGCAAGACTCTCATCTGTTCTGAATTCATCCATTGACAACATGATATTATTATAGGCACTAAGTAATCTCATGATTCTAAAATACTTATGGATTTGTACGTCTCCAGAAATAAACTTGTAGTTGCAGCACATGTAATATTTTCCACtccccaaaatataaggattttTAGAGCCGGACATGGGTATTAAGAAAGTTGGTAGAATTAAATGGGTGGTTGAGGAGAGAAAATAGATGAGAAATTTTAGTGGTGGAAGCTTGTGATTAGTTGAAAAGATAATGTAGGTGTagaatttgttatattttgggacaaattttaaatgatagaagttgttatattttgggatagagggAATATATAATCTCcatttgttattattttgtgAATTGAATGCATCAAATGTTTATTGATCATAGGCATAATTACAATCATTAGCAGACAGTTAATaagcaaataaataattaatgaacaATGTGTTAATTTCGTACTTAAGAAACTGAAATTCAACAAGATCTGTGTAAAGCTTTTTTCGTGCGCAACAGAAACTGAAAATCAACTTGATTTGTGCAAAGCTACTGATTACTTCAGCTTAATGTTCACATTTTCGTTTGTCCAAGTGAGTGCTATTATAACATACGCACATTATTATATTCTCTGTACTTGAacctatttttgttttatgctcAAAACTGGGAGCAAGCATCTGGTTCAAGGAAAAAGAGGGCATAACTTCCATAAAGTAAGGATTCTCATCTAGATCCAATTAACCGAATGTCATTGAGCTCCAACCATGTGACATCTAGACCAAACAACAACCTTTTTTTCTGGTATCATATACCCTGTCTGGTACTTATCCTTGCTCATCGAACTTGTTATTGGCCAAaagttgaaaagaaaatctacTAGGGATCAATACGAGGGGGAAAAACACTCCAAATCGGGCATTTGAAAGTGCCTTATCAACAAGCAATCAGGTACTATACTAAGTGTCTTCACTGCCTAAGCAAATGACAACAATTTGTTCTCTAGACAAACATGACATTTGAAGCACGCTACAGCGTTATTCAACCTATGACACTGATAGTGTTAGTGTAACACTTTGCTCATATCAAGGGCATATGATCACACAAATTACACTAATTAAACTGTGCCACAATCAGCTCACACTTCTGAAACAAGCCTCAAATGAATGAATTCCTCACCTCAAGTAGCCCCTTTAGGATCCACAGGAACGTGAGAACAAGCACGCCGTTGACCGAGAACTTCACCTGCACAAGCACAAACAAATCAACACCACCAGATCGCGCACAATGCAGAGCACGATCCATCTTTCTCCCCGCCTATCATTTCGAACAAAGTAAACTGAAAACCAAGGGGACAAACAGAAGGTTAAACGGACCAGCTCGGCGGGGACGGAAGGCGGCAGCACGGAcctggcggcgcggcgggcgcggcgggagACCTTCCTGAACACCGAGTGCAGGAACCGGACCAGGAGGTCCAGGCTGCGGTCCTCGTCCTcatcgccgtcctcctcccctgcatcgtcctcgtcctcttcgCTGCCGTCCCGgtaggaggcggcggcgcccgagAGATCGCCGACCCAGGGGCGGGCGtccgggacgacgacgacggcgtcggggtggcggcggcgggcggcgaggaggcggcgaatCGGTGGCAaggggcggaggtggcgaggggagggagacggtgaggggtggaggtggcggggagaggagggggcaGGGAgacgagaggggagagggaggagggaggcggtggtCGCCATGGGAGGCGGCTGCGATTGGAAagcagtttctttttttttttttcctatcttgTCTCTGTTCTACCTTTTGGTCTCCCGCCGATAGTCTGGTGCGAcgagtaaaataaaaatactgtTACTTTCGTATTATAAAATCTTCTAACTTTATCGTTCCATCcgtgtgatatatatatatatatggatttattaatatacatataaatttatataaaattaagtcTTACCCTGTGAAATGAAGAGTACACCTCTAGTGGTGCCAAAACAATTTTAGTTTTACCTAACTCTATCGAAGAACAATCAATACATTagagtttaaaaaaaagaaaaaatattgaacttTTATAAAAGCAGGATCAAATGTATTGGAGTTTATTAAAGCAAGAAATAAATTGTATTGGAGTTTGCAACAATGGAGtgtatttttagtctttttttacaCTGTACGTATTGGTACATGTGAGATAAGACAAAATTATTACCTCATCTCACaaagagtttatttttctatatgaataTGGATTgtacatgtttatatttatgcgGATAAATGAATTCTTTTAGAGATTGTGATTGGTTGGCAACAGTAAGTTGGTGAAGAAATTTGGTGGAAGCTTCTAATtagttgaaaagaaaatgtaggTGAAGAGGTCATTATActttttgacaaattttaaatgttagaagctgttattttgagatggagtgAGCAGCTTAAAACAAGTACTTACTATGTAgttttgcactaaattttggcatttttATGGCAAATTTTGGAATTGTAGAGATGTGCCGGTATTGTTTAGTTTGACACCTTAGCAAATATCTTTATATGGAAGGACGTTTagaagtttataaaaaaaaacttggtgTGGTGAAGTATTTATGATGTGTTTGGATTACTATCTTACGGAAATTTGACAAcgccaaaatttgatatgattgaAAATGGTATCAAACTGAACATGCTCTAAGCAAACAACTTTCGCAAATGACTTTGTAAGCTAAAAAGTTATTCcctttattccaaaatatgacaaattttggtgttCAAGATTTGACGTATAATATATTCCACGTCAACTCTTTTATCTCAACTAATCGTaaccatattttatttaatttcttctcGTAGTTTTTCATCTCAACCAACCATATATTCtttcttaatttcttaattttcatAGTTTGGGATGGGTGCAGTCAAATTAAGTGTATTTTATGGCTTTTACAAACTAAAGTTATATCTACTCaatctgttctaaaatataagacacaACTACCACTAACACAAAAATGACTACGAAGTTAACGAACTACCACTAACACAAAAATGACTACGAAGTTCG from Oryza brachyantha chromosome 3, ObraRS2, whole genome shotgun sequence carries:
- the LOC102713528 gene encoding uncharacterized protein LOC102713528 isoform X1 — encoded protein: MATTASLLPLPSRLPAPSSPRHLHPSPSPSPRHLRPLPPIRRLLAARRRHPDAVVVVPDARPWVGDLSGAAASYRDGSEEDEDDAGEEDGDEDEDRSLDLLVRFLHSVFRKVSRRARRAARSVLPPSVPAELVKFSVNGVLVLTFLWILKGLLEVVCTFGSMVFVSILLVRGIWSGVTYIRENRYSYIHQIDNDDNRWSRVQTAG
- the LOC102713528 gene encoding uncharacterized protein LOC102713528 isoform X2 — translated: MATTASLLPLPSRLPAPSSPRHLHPSPSPSPRHLRPLPPIRRLLAARRRHPDAVVVVPDARPWVGDLSGAAASYRDGSEEDEDDAGEEDGDEDEDRSLDLLVRFLHSVFRKVSRRARRAARSVLPPSVPAELVKFSVNGVLVLTFLWILKGLLEGTD